One Candidatus Nitrososphaera evergladensis SR1 genomic window, ATAACAATCGACAATCTATCTGTAAAGGAGGCAATAGTTGGACAGCAGTTAGTGATAACAACCACTGTCCAGAGCAATCTAAAGGAGGCGAGGTCCTATGCAATCATAATCGAGGCAAGGGATTATGACGGAGTAACAATGGCAATGAACTGGCAAACTGGAAATATGGACGCCCACGGCTCAACATCGATGGGAATGTCATGGATTCCACAAAAAGCAGGCACATATCAATTGCGCACATTTGTAATGAGCGGCATACACAATGCACAAGTCTATTCGGCCGTGGAATCTTCGGAGATCAAGATAAGCACGCGCTGATGTGCATAACTCAAAGCCAGATTATGCAAACTGATAAGGATTTAATACCCTTGCCACTTTCGCTAGTCCAAGTGCGGTCATCGTCTAGTTTGGTCTAGGACGCTGGCCTTCCACGCGCGTTGCGCGAAGAAAGCCCGCGACCCGGGACCCAGTTTTTCAAAATTGGGCGGGAATTCGAATCCCGGTGACCGCACTCTCTTTTCCAATACTCGTTTGGTTGATACAAAAGCTGATCTTCCTTTCTAAAACTTGACGGACTCATCACAGAGGAGCTGCTTACTTCAGATTGGACCTGAGCTTTTTTCTTGGCTCCTTTGATCTGTTTCTTACGGTTGCCTCAGTCACGCCGGTAGCGTTTGCAATTTCTGCCTGCGTCCTGTATTCGCCTGTATTACGCGATGCGACATAAAGCACGGAAGCAGCTATCACCGTCGGATCCTTGCCAACAATAAAGTTCTTCGAATTTGCTTCCTTTAGGATTCCAAGCGCCTTGCGCTTGATGTTTTCGCTGAATCCAAGGTTGTTTGCCACCTTGGCTATATACCTTACAGGGTCTGTCGCCGGGACCCTGAGGTCTAGCTTGGACACCAGCGTCCTGTAAGAGCCTGCAATATCTTTGGGCGAAACACCTGTTTTTGCAGATACGTCTTCCAGCGATCTTGGCATGTCCATTTGCCTGCTTGCGATGTAGATCGACGCAGCAAGCACAGAGTCAATGGTTCTTCCTTGAATCAACTTCTTTTTCAGGGCCTTTCTGTACAGATACGCGACTTTTTCTACCACGGGATCGGATAGCGCCATCCTGTCCTTCATTCTTGCAAGCATGTCAAAAGCCCGCTGCAGGTTTCGCTCCGAAGGCGAGCTTTTCTGACTCCGAGCATTCCATGTCCTGAGCCTTGCCATCCTTGAGCGCACGCCGGCGTCCAGGACGTTGCCCCCGGCATCCCTGTTCGTTTTACCTATGATTGTAGATAGGTCTGGATCTTGGCGGGCAAGCGAGACAGGCGCGCCGGTTCTTGCGCGTTCACCTGCTTTTTCGGTGCCAAAAGCGCGCCATTCTTTTTCGCCTGACAGTAAGGGGCTCTCGGAAATTACCTGGCCGGTCTTGATGTCGATTAGTTCGCCAGTTTCAGGATCAGTTACCAGGTGCCTATTTTGCAAAGAAGATGACTTTTTTTCTTTTTCTTCTTCTGGAGAAGCAGCAGATTGCGGATTCTCGGACGGATCCTCTGGCACCGTGTTTCTATATTACGGTTCGCCACTTGATATTGATTTACAATAGCGTCTTTTTGAATAGCCACGGTCTCAGCAATCTTGTGACAGACGGCATGACGACGTAGGTCATCAGCAGCACCATTATGGCGACCACTACAAGCGTCCTGAACTGGAATGGAAGATCCTTGGTGGCTAGCTGTATCTGTGGAACCAAGATGCTTAGGAGAACGAAAATAACTGCACCTGTCACCATCGCCATTTTGTAGCGCGGTGGCACCGCCAAGCTACCGCTACTTGGCGTGAACCAGAACTCAAGACCCGTTTGCATCTCGACCTTTGGCTCGCCCTCGGTCACATCCCTGCTTTTTTTGAGCCATTCTTTTCTTATCTCAGACCTTTCCCATTTTGCCAGGTTTTCGTACGTGTTAAAGCGGAAGATTATGACATATTCTCGATTCAACGGTGGATCAGACGGCCGGATTATGTGTACTCCCATGTGCCCCTCAAACTTCATGGCTTCGTGGATGATGCCGTCCATCCATTCCTCAAATTCCTTGATTCTGCCTTTCTTGGCTTTTCTGGTCACAATAACGGTCACGGGATCATTTGCGCCATGATCATTATTCTGCGGATGTGGATGCATACAGACAACACATCTTCTTGCCTTTTCATGGCATCACCTCGTCTTTAGCATTTGTGCTCGGTGCGGATCTTCGAGGTTCATCTCCTCACGTCAAAGGTATGTGCCTATTTTTGGCTCAATATTTTCCGAAAAACTCGATGACTTGAGTGTTGATCGGTTACTGAAATGTTCAGTTGGTATCACATGTATGACAACAATCAGAATAAAAAATACGGATCTATTGCTGCCTCATCAAGATATCATCGGGCGTTCTTGGCTTTCCGTCCTTAAAGACGGTTGTAGGCATATGCCTCATTGAAAAGGAAGCGGCGGCAAGCAACACCGGCTCGAATTCTTTACCCAGATCCGTCAGCCCGTACTCCACCCTGATTGGAGAGTCCGATACGATTTGCCTCCTGACAATTCCAAACCGTTGAAGCTCTCGCAGGCGTTCTGTGAGAACCTTTGGCGTTATGCCTTCTATATTTTCCAGAAAACGGTTAAACTGCGTTGTGCCTCTGAGCAGTTCCCTTATTATTAGAACGGTCCATCTTTTTCCTATGATTTTAAAAGTCGTTTCAATCGGGCAGGACTTTAGTTCAGGCATGTCATAAACGGCTTCCATTATCATTGAACATTCTTTATCGCTCATTCTTCCCATTCACTTTCCATCTGGTGACTAGCTATTGATCTGGTTACGTGAGGCTTATAAACTATGCTTTTGATATCAGGTATGAAAATGAAACTACTCGATGGCCGTTCAAAACAAACGCAGTACAACAACACGACTTATATCTTGATAGCCCTGCAAACGTGGAGGGTGGCTGGCATAGTTTTCCTGTGGGGCGTGACCCAGGGAATCCTGCATCCTGCCTTTGGAATACCCGCAGGAGTTGGGGATATTCTGGTCGGGGTGACGGCGATCCCCTTTGCCCTTTTTCTGTTAAAAGGATACAGCTGGTCCAAGTACGCCCTCGTAGTCTGGAACGTGCTGGGCATCGCAGATCTGGTAATGGCAGTCAGCCTCGGCCTCCTTACGTCGCCTGATTTTGGAGCCTCGACAATGACGACATTTCCGTGGGTTCTCATTCCCGCTGTCGCGGTGCCGGCTGCGCTAGCACTGCATGTGATTACGCTGTACCGCCTGAGGCGCTGGGCGCAATTGCAATGACTGGCAAATCATGACGCATGCACAGTGAATCGAGCAAGCAAAGAGATCACCAGATCTCCTTCCCGCTTTTATTTCATCATCTGTTCATCAGCAGCCGACAATGGACGAGCCTTTGATTGACTGTACTCTTTTTTAAAAAGAAGTCTTAAATCTCGTTGTTAAAGTCCCTTGTCGCTATCGTAAGGGTGGACTCGATTTGTGCCGTACCGCTTGCGCGCCACTTTATCGAGTCAGGATTGTCCTTTATCTTGTTGTAAATGTCGGCCACCTTGTCGTCGAACTGGAGCGTAAAGCTGTCTGGCACGGGCACGCTCATCCCTGAGAATATCGCCGGCCTGCCGTTGAGCGGGACATCCTCGTACGACAGGGTGTGCGAGCCCAGAGACACGCCGTCGGCAAAGAGCTCATAGTCTACCTTTGACGTCGTTATCGTCACGTCAGTAGGGTTCATTATGGTAAAGATGGGTTTTATCTCCATGCTCTGCTCAGTCGAGTCCGCAATGGTCACGTTTGAGAGCCGCACGCCAATCTGGTTAAAGTCGGGCGCGTTTAATGTAAAGATGATTGGCACCAGGATAATGGTGGCGGCGACGGCGGCAATCACGCCGATGAGCAGGGCTCTACGCGGGCCTATAAGCACGGGCTATGCTCTTCGGGGTGCGCATTAAAACCTTTCCTCCTCTAGCAGCATCGATAATATAATGCTAGAGCGTGGCTCTGGTATTGGCTGTTGCGGACGGCCTTGTCACGTGGGTGCACCTGATCTGCGCGTCAATATGGGTGGGAGGCTCTATCTTTATCGCGGCGGTCGCGGTGCCTGTGCTGAGATCGCACACCAAGTCTGTCGAAGAGCTTGTCGGCCTGATGGTCAAGCTGGGCAGGCAGTTCAACAAGGTGACCGTGCCTGCGTTTGCAATCCTCATCGTGTCTGGTATATACAACGCAAGGGCGTTCATGTCAGACCCCGGCGCGCTTGTGGACTCTAACTATGGCATCCTGCTTTTGATAAAGATAATACTGGTGCTTGCAACCGTGGGCGCGTACGTCGTCCACGTGCGCACGCTAAACGCTGACATGGAGCGCAGGATCCTGTCTGGAAACGCCGGCGCCGTGTACGTGCAGTCAGTGCGCTCCAAAATAATCCACCTTGGAAGGATAATAGTATTTTTGTCAATAGCGATACTCTTGCTTGCCGCGCTCTTGGACAGCGGCGGGTTCTAGTAGGCGCCTTCTATTGTTATCACGGATTCGTTCTTGCCCGGCGGCTGGGCGATATTGTACCTGCAGCCTGCTACTATCTGGCTTGCGACCTGCAGGTTTGTACGCAGGTGCTCCGTGACTTTAGACGTCCTGTATCTTGACACGCCCTTTGCAAGGCAAAGCGGCAGGACGAGCATGTCTGCAAGGAAAGGGTCGACCGCAGCCTCTGCAAGCGTGCTTTCCAGGTATCTTGCGGCAGCCTCCTGTCCCACCTGCTCGGCGCGCTTGCCAACCTCGCCTATAGAATCGCCCCCCACAAAGGGCCCGCCAAAATCAGAGACAGAATAAACCAGTACGGACGTGCCCGGCGAAAGCGCAGTCTCAAACGACGCCGTGTAGTTGGTGCACTTGACCCCGCTCTTTTCAAGGCTCAAGAGGGCCGACGAAATCTGCCTTTCGGCCACGTGCTTTGGAAGCTGGCTGCATACGCTTGTTATCCGGGGCGCAACCGCCCTGCCGTTTACAAATTCTGCGGGCGCAGGCTCGCCGCACGGCTCTATCGTCGCCTTTACAATACCACCGCCCTTTGGATAGTAGCCCCTCTTCAGCACGTCCAGCGAGAACTTGATCCCTACGCTCCTGTACGCCTCTGACACGACGTACCGCAAATAGTCGATGGTAGGGCTTGCCCTGACGTCGGTGCCTCCCGTTATCTCGATTTCAAGGCTGTTTCCAGACAGCGAGACTGCAGGAATTGCAGCCATCAGCGTGAGCGATATGCTCCCGGCGGTGCCAATGTCCACCTTGCACGGGCCGCCGGCGAACTTGCCTTTGGCAGGAGAAAAGCGCACCCAGTCGGCTCCAACCTGCAGGTTTTCCACCTTGGCGCCAAACAGGTCTGCAACAACCTTTACCGCGGCAAGGTGCGAGGGGCGCAGGCCGGGGTTTTCCCTCTTGGCCCGAATTCCGGTTATTTCAACTGGCGTGCCTGTCACTGCAGAAAGCGAGATCGCAGTACGCAGTATCTGGCCTCCACCTTCGCCCTGCGACCCGTCGATCTTTATTATTGTCGGTGGTTTCATGCCTGGATGATGTGTGTGATTTTTTCACAGGCGCTCTCTTATTAGTTGTTGAACGGCAAAAAGCGTGCAAGCAAAACTCCTTTAGAATTTCGTGCCGAGCTTTCCCAGTAATGGTCAGGATATCTTTCATGGTGGCGCACGAGCAGGTAAATTCAAGGGACCTGCTAAAAGACGTGGCATTGATGGAGGAAAACGGCCTTGAGCGGTGCTGGTCAAGCGACCACTACATGCCGTGGTGGCACACAGGCGCGGCCGGCGGCGCGACGTGGCCGTGGCTTGGCGCGGCCCTTGCCCGAACAGACGACATACAGGTAGGCACGTCCGTCACGGCCCCCATCCTGCGCTACAACCCTGCAATAGTCGCGCAGGTGTTTGCCACGCTTGACAACATGTTTCCAGGCAGGACGTTTCTCACGGTCGGTACTGGCGAGTCGCTCAACGAGGTCCCAACAGGCAACCAGTGGCCTCCGTACCCGGAGAGGCTTGGAAGGCTGAAAGAGGCGATGCAGGTAATTAAGAGGCTGTGGAGCGAGGACTGGGTGGATTTTGAGGGCACTTATTACACGATAAAAAAGTCAAACCTGTACACCAAGCCGGAGACCAAGATACCGCTGTACGTGGCTGCGCTTGGCAGGCAGTCGGCAGAGCTTGCGGGGGCAGAGAGCGACGGGCTTGTAACAAACGAGGTGAACTCCACCCTGATAAAGGAGCGGCTGCTCCCTGCGTTTGAACAGGGAGCAAGGCAGGCGGGCAAGGACCCTGACTCGATGCTAAAGGCCGTGCTCATGCCTGCTTCGTACGACGAGGACAAGCAAAAAGCGCTGGAATCAATGGGCTACTGGAAGGGCGCCATGATAAAGGCGTTTTTCGACGTCAACTATCCGGACCCCCGCGACATTGAAGAAAACGGTCAGGCGGTCGGAAACGACACGATAGAAAAGATGATGCCCGTGATATCAAGCGCAGAGGAAGGGATAAAGAAACTGCAGAAATACGCAGACCTTGGCTTTACCGACATCATCCTGGTAAATTCAAGCCCCGATAGGTCCAAGCTTATCGAGCTGGTGGCAGGGCAGATAGCGCCTGCACTTGAGGGCGCTGCAGGCGAGCGCGTGACCACTGCAGAAGCATAACGACATATACAACGTAGCTAAAAAATGTCTTTAAATTAGCGCCCGCACAAGGGAGGATGCCACACATGACCACAGGCCTCTTTGTCGGCAGGTTTCAGCCCTTCCACCTGGGCCACCTTGCGACTGTCAAGTTTGCGCTAAAATCCGTGGACGACCTTGTCATTGTGGTCGGCAGCGCGCAAAAGAGCCACGAGCAGAGAAACCCGTTTACCGCCGGCGAGCGCATCGCAATGATAAGGGCGGCGCTAAAGGCCGACGATGGTGTCGACATGGGCAGGATAATGACGATACCCGTACCGGATGTCGACGTTCATTCGCTCTGGACACGGCAGGTCGACATGCTCGTACCGGCATACAACATCGTGTTTGTAAACGACCCTTTCACGCTCTTTTTGTTCCGAGAGCGAGGCGTCAAGACAGTAGAGCCTCCCCTGCAGGAGCGCAGCAGGCTTATGGCGACAGAGGTGAGGCGCAGGATGGCAGAAGGCGAAAAGTGGCAGGAATTGGTGCCGGCAGCTGTCGCCAAGGCCATAGAGCAGATAGACGGCGTTGAAAGAGTAAAGGCAGTCACGCAGCAAGACTATCACCATCATAATCACAATCATCACTAGAAAGTTATATGACTAGCTAGTGCGAAAGATCATGTGTTGTTGGGCAAATCATCGTCAGAAGTGCAACAAAAGCCAGTCGCAGAGGAGCTTTGGTACGCAGACCTGGCCAAGCTGTCAAATGACGAGCTCATGCGCATGTACACCATGATAAAGGACGGCAGGTACGAGTTTGCCAAGAACGCGTGGTACATCCCGATAGGCGGAGACCAGCGCTGCCCGATAATGGTGGCAAAAGGGTTCCGCTCGCCGGACACGCTTGCCAAGATGGCCGAGTTTCAGGATACCGCCAAAATCCTTGAAGGAGAGTACCGCAACTTTATCGACGCGTGGGATTTTGGCTACATCACGACAAAGGACATAGAAAAAGCCGTGCTAAAGATCCTCGAAGAGCGCAACATCGAGATCGCCGAGCGCTCCCCGGTGTAGAGCGCACGTATGTGTGTGTGACGCAAAAACCAGAGATACTCTAGCATTTACAGAAATTGGCCCACGCAGCACTGGATTTGCGGTCAACAGGCTATTATAATTGCGTCAAGAGTACAATTCCGATAAATTATGAGCACTACTACAACATCAGCAACAATACAAGAAGTTGTGGACAAGTTTAACACGCTTGACGATGCGCTGAAGGCAGCATTTCCAAAAGTAGATCCACGGCTGGTAGTGGGATTGATAATTCGCGAAAAAACAGAAAAGAGGCCAATCTATACTCTGGAAACAGTCATCAAACCGGGCCAAAAGATAGACTCTATCAGGAACGACATACTGAACGTGACAGGCATGGCGCCCGGCTTTTATCTTCAAAATACCAAGATCATCGTGACACATGCACTGGATCTAGAACTCTTGAAGCGGATAAACGACCTTGACTACGTGGTATCTATCAAGGGCAGCCCGTACAGCGCAGGCGGATCTTCGGACTTTTGATGATGATTATGGCGGCAGGCAGCTGGAAAGAAGAAAAAATCCAATATTATTAAATTAATATAACCAGCAAGCGAATTCTGAAAATATATTGTCAAGCGGCTCGTACAGGGGGGCAGGTGCAGAACTGCTGTCAAAGCATGGTGTCTCCGCCGGCGACACTGTCTCGATATCGATTGACGGCGGAGAGACGATGACAGGCGTCCTCATGCCGCGCTACGAGTCGGCAAGCGACAGTTACATTGTGATAAAGCTGAAAAGCGGCTACAACACCGGAATCGAAGCAGCCAAGATAAAATCGATAACAAAGATCGCAGGCGCTGCCGGGACTGCGGCAACAAAAGTTACGCAACAACAACAGCCGAGCCCGCCTTCCAAACAAGAAGATGTCAAGCTCCCAAAAATCGCGCTCATCAGCACAGGAGGAACGATAGCAAGCAAGATAGACTACAGGACGGGAGGAGTCAGGGCGGCATTGTCGGCAGAAGAGCTGTACGCGTCCGTGCCCGAGCTTGCCAGCATTGCCTCCGTGGACCCGGAGGTGCTCATGAGCGAGTACAGCGAGAACATAAACCCCGGGCACTGGACAATAATGGCGGACAGGATTGCCGATAAAGTCCGGTCCGGCAGGTACGACGGCATTATAGTTTCGCACGGCACCGACACGATGCACTACACCGCGTCGGCGCTCAGCTTTGCCCTGCAGGGCCTGCCAATCCCGGTGGTGCTTGTCGGCGCGCAGAGGTCATCGGACAGGCCGTCGTCGGACGCGGCATTGAACCTGATTGGCGCAACCACTTTTGCGGCAAAGGCTCCGGTGGCAGGCGTGTTTGTTGCGATGCACGCAGGCACCTCTGACGACGCCGTGGCCGTCCACATCGGGACGCGTGTTAGAAAGAACCACACGAGCAGGCGCGACGCGTTTGAGTCGATAGACGTGACGCCTGTTGCACTGGTAAAGGACGGCAGGGTAGAGATGCAAAAGCAAAGCGGCATCGATCTTGTGCCAAGAGGCAAGGGGAAACTGAACCTGCAATCGTCGTTTGACAGCAGGGTGGCGCTGGTAAAATACCACCCCGGCTTTGACCCTACGCTTGTCTACTGGCTGATTTCCAAAGAGTGCGGAGCGATAGTGTTTGAAGGTACGGGCCTTGGCCACGTCAACAAGAACCTGTTCGGAGTCCTAAAAGAGGCCGCGGAAAAGGGAGTGCACATGTTCATGACGTCGCAGTGCATCTGGGGCAGGGTCAGTATGACAGTCTATGACACGGGCCGCGACCTGCTTGACATCGGAGTCGTCCCGCTGTCGGACATGATATCTGAAACTGCGGTTGTCAAGGCGATGTGGGCGCTTGCCAACACGCAGGACCTCAAAAAAACAATGCAGGAAAACCTTGCCGGCGAGATGTCGTCAGCCATCCCAATTTAATCCAGTAGCAGTAATAGCAGGCAAGGCTTTATACGTGCACAGGGGCAATTTTTCATGCAGTGACAACAGACTTATCGTCGCTTGACCTCAAGGTAGGCTTTGAGATTCATCAGCAGCTTGCGACAAAGAGCAAGCTGTTCTGCAACTGCTCATGCGCAGAGGCAGAGACCTACGGCCGCACGTTCGTACGCAGGCTGCGCCCGACGCAGAGCGAGCTTGGCGCCTACGACCCTGCGGCAATGTTCGAGTTTTCCAAGATGCGCCTGGCAGAGTACCATGCATCGGCAGGAACGAGCTGCCTTGTAGAGGCAGACGAGGAGCCTCCGCACGAGGTAAACCCGGAGGCGCTAGAGACAGCGCTCGTGTTTGCTCTTGCGCTGCATTCCCGCGTCATGGACGAGGTCCACGTCATGCGCAAAATAGTTATTGACGGCTCTAACACCAGCGGTTTTCAGCGCACCATGCTTGTCGCTTCCGGCGGCTACCTTGACGTTTCCGGGAAAAAGGTCGGCGTGCAGAGCATCTGCCTTGAAGAAGACGCGTCCAAGGCACTTGGCGATGATAAGCAAATCAAGAAATACGGCCTTGACAGGCTTGGAGTCCCATTAGTTGAAATCGCGCTAGAGCCGGTCACTGGCAAGCCCGATGAAATAATGCAGGTGGCACTCACGCTTGGCAGGCTCCTTCGCGCAAGCAAGCGGGTCGCGCGCGGGCTCGGCAGTATCAGGCAGGACGTCAACGTCTCTATTCTTGGAGGCGCTGTGGTCGAGGTAAAGGGCGTCCAGCAGCTGGACCAGCTGATCAAAGTTATCGAGCATGAGGCGACAAGGCAGCATGGCTTTGTCCTCATTGCTGAAAAGCTCAAGGAAAACAAGATTGCAAAAGACGGGATAGGCGACAGGGTCGAAGACGTTACAGACCTTTTGTCAAAGTCGCAGTCAAAAGTAGTGAAAAAGATCTTTGAAGGAATAAGGCCGGTTTTCCGTGCAATACGTGTCAGAGGCTTTGCAGGGATGATAGGGTACGAGCCGTACCCAGGCATCAGGCTTGGAAAGGAGCTTGGCGAGCTTGTGCGCTTTTACGACCTTGGAGGCGTGTTCCACTCTGACGAGCTTCCAAACTATGGCATCACAAAGGAAGAAGTCGAATCTGTAAGAGCAAGGCTGGACCTTGGCGGCAATGATGCGTTTGTAATCGTAGGCGGGCCGGAAGAAAAGGTATCCTTTGCCACTGACGCCATAGTCCGCAGGCTAGCTG contains:
- a CDS encoding transcription initiation factor IIB; protein product: MPEDPSENPQSAASPEEEKEKKSSSLQNRHLVTDPETGELIDIKTGQVISESPLLSGEKEWRAFGTEKAGERARTGAPVSLARQDPDLSTIIGKTNRDAGGNVLDAGVRSRMARLRTWNARSQKSSPSERNLQRAFDMLARMKDRMALSDPVVEKVAYLYRKALKKKLIQGRTIDSVLAASIYIASRQMDMPRSLEDVSAKTGVSPKDIAGSYRTLVSKLDLRVPATDPVRYIAKVANNLGFSENIKRKALGILKEANSKNFIVGKDPTVIAASVLYVASRNTGEYRTQAEIANATGVTEATVRNRSKEPRKKLRSNLK
- a CDS encoding antibiotic biosynthesis monooxygenase — its product is MHPHPQNNDHGANDPVTVIVTRKAKKGRIKEFEEWMDGIIHEAMKFEGHMGVHIIRPSDPPLNREYVIIFRFNTYENLAKWERSEIRKEWLKKSRDVTEGEPKVEMQTGLEFWFTPSSGSLAVPPRYKMAMVTGAVIFVLLSILVPQIQLATKDLPFQFRTLVVVAIMVLLMTYVVMPSVTRLLRPWLFKKTLL
- a CDS encoding winged helix-turn-helix transcriptional regulator is translated as MSDKECSMIMEAVYDMPELKSCPIETTFKIIGKRWTVLIIRELLRGTTQFNRFLENIEGITPKVLTERLRELQRFGIVRRQIVSDSPIRVEYGLTDLGKEFEPVLLAAASFSMRHMPTTVFKDGKPRTPDDILMRQQ
- a CDS encoding CopD family protein — translated: MAVADGLVTWVHLICASIWVGGSIFIAAVAVPVLRSHTKSVEELVGLMVKLGRQFNKVTVPAFAILIVSGIYNARAFMSDPGALVDSNYGILLLIKIILVLATVGAYVVHVRTLNADMERRILSGNAGAVYVQSVRSKIIHLGRIIVFLSIAILLLAALLDSGGF
- the rtcA gene encoding RNA 3'-terminal phosphate cyclase, whose amino-acid sequence is MKPPTIIKIDGSQGEGGGQILRTAISLSAVTGTPVEITGIRAKRENPGLRPSHLAAVKVVADLFGAKVENLQVGADWVRFSPAKGKFAGGPCKVDIGTAGSISLTLMAAIPAVSLSGNSLEIEITGGTDVRASPTIDYLRYVVSEAYRSVGIKFSLDVLKRGYYPKGGGIVKATIEPCGEPAPAEFVNGRAVAPRITSVCSQLPKHVAERQISSALLSLEKSGVKCTNYTASFETALSPGTSVLVYSVSDFGGPFVGGDSIGEVGKRAEQVGQEAAARYLESTLAEAAVDPFLADMLVLPLCLAKGVSRYRTSKVTEHLRTNLQVASQIVAGCRYNIAQPPGKNESVITIEGAY
- a CDS encoding TIGR03557 family F420-dependent LLM class oxidoreductase, with translation MVRISFMVAHEQVNSRDLLKDVALMEENGLERCWSSDHYMPWWHTGAAGGATWPWLGAALARTDDIQVGTSVTAPILRYNPAIVAQVFATLDNMFPGRTFLTVGTGESLNEVPTGNQWPPYPERLGRLKEAMQVIKRLWSEDWVDFEGTYYTIKKSNLYTKPETKIPLYVAALGRQSAELAGAESDGLVTNEVNSTLIKERLLPAFEQGARQAGKDPDSMLKAVLMPASYDEDKQKALESMGYWKGAMIKAFFDVNYPDPRDIEENGQAVGNDTIEKMMPVISSAEEGIKKLQKYADLGFTDIILVNSSPDRSKLIELVAGQIAPALEGAAGERVTTAEA
- a CDS encoding nicotinamide-nucleotide adenylyltransferase; protein product: MTTGLFVGRFQPFHLGHLATVKFALKSVDDLVIVVGSAQKSHEQRNPFTAGERIAMIRAALKADDGVDMGRIMTIPVPDVDVHSLWTRQVDMLVPAYNIVFVNDPFTLFLFRERGVKTVEPPLQERSRLMATEVRRRMAEGEKWQELVPAAVAKAIEQIDGVERVKAVTQQDYHHHNHNHH
- the gatD gene encoding Glu-tRNA(Gln) amidotransferase subunit GatD, giving the protein MSSGSYRGAGAELLSKHGVSAGDTVSISIDGGETMTGVLMPRYESASDSYIVIKLKSGYNTGIEAAKIKSITKIAGAAGTAATKVTQQQQPSPPSKQEDVKLPKIALISTGGTIASKIDYRTGGVRAALSAEELYASVPELASIASVDPEVLMSEYSENINPGHWTIMADRIADKVRSGRYDGIIVSHGTDTMHYTASALSFALQGLPIPVVLVGAQRSSDRPSSDAALNLIGATTFAAKAPVAGVFVAMHAGTSDDAVAVHIGTRVRKNHTSRRDAFESIDVTPVALVKDGRVEMQKQSGIDLVPRGKGKLNLQSSFDSRVALVKYHPGFDPTLVYWLISKECGAIVFEGTGLGHVNKNLFGVLKEAAEKGVHMFMTSQCIWGRVSMTVYDTGRDLLDIGVVPLSDMISETAVVKAMWALANTQDLKKTMQENLAGEMSSAIPI
- the gatE gene encoding Glu-tRNA(Gln) amidotransferase subunit GatE — translated: MTTDLSSLDLKVGFEIHQQLATKSKLFCNCSCAEAETYGRTFVRRLRPTQSELGAYDPAAMFEFSKMRLAEYHASAGTSCLVEADEEPPHEVNPEALETALVFALALHSRVMDEVHVMRKIVIDGSNTSGFQRTMLVASGGYLDVSGKKVGVQSICLEEDASKALGDDKQIKKYGLDRLGVPLVEIALEPVTGKPDEIMQVALTLGRLLRASKRVARGLGSIRQDVNVSILGGAVVEVKGVQQLDQLIKVIEHEATRQHGFVLIAEKLKENKIAKDGIGDRVEDVTDLLSKSQSKVVKKIFEGIRPVFRAIRVRGFAGMIGYEPYPGIRLGKELGELVRFYDLGGVFHSDELPNYGITKEEVESVRARLDLGGNDAFVIVGGPEEKVSFATDAIVRRLAAALDGVPAETRAATLDGRTVFSRPRPGAARMYPETDIPTIPVTGKMLDALSGKVPRPWDEVVDAIAKKYSMNKKLASQIFDSDYLSVFEQVVASTKVQPTFVASKLTEDITSLQRQGLDPAALTDQIIAEVFAKLDAGQIAKESVILIFEKLMKKEAGTVDDAVKALGVSSISDDELAFALDKVIGDNMAQVREKGMGALSMLMGRSMAILRGKADGQKINAMLKEKLEKMVGSGKK